From Serinicoccus profundi, the proteins below share one genomic window:
- a CDS encoding DUF2249 domain-containing protein yields the protein MTDSTRTQLPVVEKGGCGCGCSGDEGIPALDAREIPHAIRHATIFGALSGLRPGQQLDLIAPHDPLPLLGQIAEREGDAVTHDYLERGPDAWTLRFSRHA from the coding sequence ATGACCGACTCGACCCGCACCCAGCTCCCCGTCGTCGAGAAGGGCGGGTGTGGCTGCGGCTGCTCCGGTGACGAGGGCATCCCGGCGCTCGACGCCCGCGAGATTCCCCACGCGATCCGGCACGCCACCATCTTCGGCGCGCTCTCCGGACTGCGTCCCGGCCAGCAGCTCGACCTCATCGCCCCGCACGACCCGCTGCCCCTGCTCGGGCAGATCGCCGAGCGCGAGGGCGACGCGGTCACGCACGACTACCTGGAGCGCGGACCCGACGCCTGGACGCTGCGCTTCTCCCGCCACGCCTGA
- a CDS encoding hemerythrin domain-containing protein translates to MTEHTEIINAAGELRRACRTGDQAVVETTADALADLLSPHTRAEEVGLFAVMRRGEQFTDHIDDLCREHTTLDAQLAEIRAGGHASFPVFEDLLRHHIDREDNGLFPAAAIALDGPDWVEVDDNTPLGR, encoded by the coding sequence ATGACCGAGCACACCGAGATCATCAACGCCGCGGGCGAGCTGCGCCGGGCCTGCCGGACCGGTGACCAGGCCGTGGTCGAGACGACCGCCGACGCCCTGGCCGACCTCCTCTCCCCGCACACCCGGGCGGAGGAGGTCGGGCTCTTCGCCGTCATGCGCCGCGGCGAGCAGTTCACCGACCACATCGACGACCTGTGCCGCGAGCACACCACGCTCGACGCGCAGCTGGCGGAGATCCGGGCCGGGGGCCACGCCTCCTTCCCCGTCTTCGAGGACCTGCTGCGTCATCACATCGACCGGGAGGACAACGGCCTGTTCCCGGCCGCCGCGATCGCGCTGGACGGCCCGGACTGGGTCGAGGTCGACGACAACACACCCCTCGGTCGTTGA